In Agromyces archimandritae, one genomic interval encodes:
- a CDS encoding ISL3 family transposase translates to MLHLTSGRVDARPAADPCDRCDLLLGLDGVHVEHVDRRDGLLTVTVSSPPGPAGCPSCGVIATGRGRRRRVLRDVPGADRVRLVWRQRVFRCEDTDCGRKTFMEQLPSLVAPRGSITARAVVWAIGQLRREHATVQGLARQLDTSWKTLWRAVEPELEQLAADESRFDGVSTLGVDEHIWHHVDPRMRGPKELTGMVDLTRDEHGKTHARLLDLVPGRSGRVYKAWLDQRGEDFRRNVKVAALDPFAGYKAAIDDKLHDAIAVLDAFHVVKLATAAVDEVRRRVQQDTLGHRGRKGDPLYGIQTILRAGAEHLTDKQRARLVAAINADPAHEEVFIAWQCAQQLRAAYHAKDLAQGRRIAVTVVDTFHTCPIPEIARLGRTLRRWRDAFLAYFTTGRSSNGGTEAVNGIIELHRRLARGFRNRHNYRLRMLLAAGGLTP, encoded by the coding sequence GTGCTTCACCTTACTTCGGGGCGCGTTGACGCGCGTCCGGCTGCTGATCCCTGTGACCGTTGTGACCTGCTGCTGGGCCTGGACGGGGTCCACGTCGAGCATGTCGATCGCCGTGACGGCCTGCTGACGGTCACGGTCTCCAGCCCGCCGGGACCTGCCGGGTGCCCATCGTGCGGGGTGATCGCGACCGGTCGTGGCCGCCGACGCCGGGTGCTGCGGGACGTGCCTGGCGCTGACCGGGTGCGCCTGGTATGGCGGCAACGCGTCTTCCGCTGCGAGGACACCGACTGCGGCCGGAAGACGTTCATGGAACAGCTCCCGTCGTTGGTCGCCCCACGCGGATCGATCACGGCCCGTGCCGTGGTCTGGGCGATCGGGCAGTTGCGTCGCGAACACGCCACCGTCCAAGGCTTGGCTCGTCAGCTCGACACGTCGTGGAAGACGCTCTGGCGGGCCGTCGAACCCGAACTCGAGCAGCTTGCCGCCGACGAGTCCCGGTTCGACGGGGTCAGCACCCTCGGTGTCGATGAACACATCTGGCACCACGTCGATCCCCGCATGCGCGGCCCGAAGGAGTTGACCGGGATGGTCGACCTGACCCGCGACGAGCACGGCAAGACGCACGCCAGGCTGCTGGACCTCGTGCCCGGCCGTTCCGGGCGCGTCTACAAGGCCTGGCTGGACCAACGCGGCGAGGACTTCCGTCGGAACGTGAAAGTGGCCGCCTTGGATCCCTTCGCCGGCTACAAGGCCGCCATCGACGACAAGCTCCACGACGCGATCGCCGTGCTGGACGCGTTCCACGTTGTGAAGCTCGCTACCGCCGCCGTCGACGAGGTCCGCCGCCGGGTCCAACAGGACACCCTCGGCCATCGCGGCCGGAAGGGCGACCCGCTCTACGGGATCCAGACCATCCTCCGCGCCGGGGCCGAGCACCTCACCGACAAGCAACGAGCACGTCTGGTCGCCGCGATCAACGCCGACCCCGCCCACGAGGAAGTCTTCATCGCCTGGCAGTGTGCACAGCAACTCCGCGCCGCCTACCACGCGAAGGATCTGGCCCAAGGACGACGGATCGCCGTCACCGTCGTCGACACGTTCCACACCTGCCCGATCCCCGAGATCGCCCGCTTGGGCCGCACCCTGAGACGGTGGCGCGACGCGTTCCTGGCCTACTTCACCACCGGCCGCTCATCCAACGGCGGCACCGAGGCCGTGAACGGCATCATCGAACTCCACCGCCGCCTCGCCAGAGGCTTCCGCAACCGCCACAACTACCGCCTCCGCATGCTCCTCGCCGCCGGCGGCCTCACCCCATGA
- a CDS encoding RNA polymerase sigma factor, giving the protein MTQQPELVSDSAALRIDDLVRSLSPALLAYFARRVVPQEDAADCLSETLLVLWRRRADLPKNEDDRRAWAYGVARRVLLAQRRGGARQAMLAARIRDELRTTPIAADVQDGPAIKALSRLKERDRELVGMVVWDGLSVSEAGAALGLRPDAARARYSRARRRLRAALNRRNESL; this is encoded by the coding sequence TTGACGCAGCAGCCAGAGCTGGTCAGCGATTCGGCAGCTCTGCGGATCGATGACCTTGTCCGGTCGCTGTCTCCGGCTTTGTTGGCGTATTTCGCGAGACGGGTCGTCCCCCAGGAGGATGCGGCCGACTGTCTGTCCGAGACACTCTTGGTGCTGTGGCGCCGACGAGCTGATCTTCCGAAAAACGAGGACGACCGGCGAGCTTGGGCATACGGTGTCGCCCGCAGGGTGCTTCTCGCGCAGCGACGCGGGGGCGCTCGGCAGGCCATGTTGGCTGCGCGGATTCGAGATGAACTCCGCACCACCCCTATCGCTGCGGACGTTCAGGATGGACCTGCGATCAAAGCGTTGTCCCGGCTGAAGGAACGCGACCGAGAGCTCGTCGGGATGGTCGTGTGGGATGGATTATCCGTGAGCGAGGCCGGCGCGGCACTCGGGCTCCGCCCCGATGCGGCACGTGCACGCTACTCACGGGCAAGGCGGCGCCTGCGCGCAGCGTTGAACCGGAGGAACGAATCTCTCTGA
- a CDS encoding response regulator, with amino-acid sequence MSRVVIVDDQALVRTGIRTLLGIAGIDVVAEAADGIEGLAAIEAERPDVVLLDLRMPGLDGIGVLAELAARGDPTPVLVLTTFDDDELLVQALRHGARGYLLKDVTVERLTHAVDTLAAGGTLISPSVTDRLLRAIRAGAATDPPPAEPLTSREVDVLRLMAEGYGNREIAGALHLAEGTVKNHVSAIIAKLGARDRTSAVLRALRDGVLG; translated from the coding sequence ATGAGCCGCGTGGTGATCGTCGACGACCAGGCATTGGTGCGCACCGGCATCCGCACCCTGCTCGGCATCGCCGGCATCGACGTCGTCGCCGAAGCCGCCGACGGCATCGAAGGGCTCGCGGCGATCGAAGCCGAACGGCCCGACGTCGTGCTCCTCGACCTCCGGATGCCCGGCCTCGACGGCATCGGCGTGCTCGCCGAACTCGCCGCCCGCGGCGACCCGACGCCCGTGCTCGTCCTCACCACCTTCGACGACGACGAACTGCTCGTGCAGGCCCTCCGCCACGGCGCGCGCGGCTACCTGCTGAAAGACGTCACCGTCGAACGCCTCACCCACGCCGTCGACACCCTCGCCGCAGGCGGCACCCTCATCTCCCCGTCGGTCACCGACCGGCTGCTGCGGGCCATCCGCGCGGGCGCGGCCACCGACCCGCCCCCGGCGGAACCGCTCACGAGCCGCGAGGTCGACGTGCTCCGCCTCATGGCCGAGGGTTACGGCAACCGCGAGATCGCCGGCGCCCTGCACCTGGCCGAGGGCACCGTGAAGAACCACGTCTCGGCGATCATCGCCAAGCTCGGCGCCCGCGACCGCACGAGCGCCGTGCTCCGCGCCCTCCGCGACGGAGTGCTCGGGTGA
- a CDS encoding sensor histidine kinase: protein MRRMVPELWSGLAMVVVCVGIGAPVMFGAVPAAVPQWVWTAVFLCSLAAAFAAVWSGHVSPPGRRSRVIALAAYGVAVAASSAAVLLAPSAGWLPILLVFHAALGVYLVPPAGVAGVIAWNTLVLFVLFSMQSARPGEVVLSTGLYLLIQIASAFSTGALVREQRTRASLAAANVELRAANALLAESARTAERLRISRELHDLIGHQLTVLTLELEAAKHRDGRAAREHVERADGVARGLLADVRATVGRLRESGTGELAELLGDVVAGIPGLEIALDVPTGLTTDDDETAALVRAVQEIATNTLRHAEATRLEIRVSRDAAGIRLTALDDGRGAGRPVAGNGLRGLQERFAALGGDVSFDGAHGFRVEARVPAR from the coding sequence ATGCGACGCATGGTGCCGGAACTGTGGTCCGGGCTCGCGATGGTCGTCGTCTGCGTCGGCATCGGGGCGCCCGTCATGTTCGGCGCCGTGCCGGCCGCCGTGCCGCAGTGGGTGTGGACCGCGGTGTTCCTCTGCTCGCTGGCCGCCGCCTTCGCCGCGGTCTGGAGCGGGCACGTCTCGCCCCCGGGCCGGCGCAGCCGGGTCATCGCGCTCGCCGCCTACGGCGTCGCCGTCGCCGCGTCGTCGGCGGCCGTGCTGCTGGCCCCCTCCGCCGGGTGGCTGCCGATCCTGCTGGTCTTCCACGCCGCGCTCGGCGTCTACCTCGTGCCGCCGGCAGGCGTGGCCGGCGTGATCGCCTGGAACACGCTCGTGCTCTTCGTCCTCTTCTCGATGCAGAGCGCTCGCCCCGGCGAGGTCGTGCTGAGCACGGGCCTCTACCTGCTCATCCAGATCGCCTCGGCGTTCTCGACCGGGGCGCTCGTGCGCGAGCAGCGCACCCGGGCGAGCCTGGCTGCGGCCAACGTCGAGCTGCGCGCCGCGAACGCGTTGCTCGCCGAAAGCGCCCGCACCGCCGAACGGCTGCGCATCTCGCGGGAACTCCACGACCTCATCGGCCACCAGCTGACCGTGCTCACCCTCGAGCTCGAGGCCGCGAAGCACCGCGACGGCCGGGCCGCCCGCGAACACGTCGAGCGCGCCGACGGTGTCGCCCGCGGGCTGCTCGCCGATGTGCGGGCGACCGTCGGCCGCCTCCGCGAATCCGGCACCGGCGAGCTCGCCGAACTCCTGGGCGACGTCGTCGCCGGCATCCCGGGGCTCGAGATCGCCCTCGACGTGCCGACCGGGCTCACGACCGACGACGACGAGACGGCTGCGCTCGTGCGCGCCGTGCAGGAGATCGCGACGAACACGCTGCGGCACGCCGAGGCCACCCGGCTCGAGATCCGCGTGTCGCGGGATGCCGCCGGCATCCGCCTGACCGCTCTCGACGACGGCCGCGGCGCCGGCCGGCCCGTCGCCGGCAACGGGCTGCGCGGCCTGCAGGAACGCTTCGCCGCCCTCGGCGGCGACGTCTCCTTCGACGGCGCGCACGGCTTCCGCGTCGAGGCGAGGGTGCCGGCCCGATGA
- a CDS encoding ABC transporter ATP-binding protein — translation MDHDTAIVAEHLHKRYRSTVAVDGVSLRVRAGEVVGVLGANGAGKTTTVELIAGLRRPDAGRVRVLGLDPRRDRAALRQVLGVQLQQATVHHALTVDELIGLFRSFYPNPRSAGELLDLVDLTAQRRTRFEKLSGGQQQRLSIALALAGRPRVVILDELTTGLDPHARRRMQSAIEQLEHETVLLVSHAMDEVERLCDRVVLLDAGRIVADDTPAGLVSTVGAADLEEAFVTITGTRPGELEETA, via the coding sequence ATGGATCACGACACGGCGATCGTCGCCGAACATCTGCACAAGCGCTACCGTTCCACGGTCGCGGTCGACGGCGTCAGCCTCCGGGTGCGGGCCGGCGAGGTCGTCGGCGTGCTCGGCGCCAACGGTGCGGGCAAGACGACCACGGTCGAGCTCATCGCCGGCCTCCGCCGCCCCGATGCCGGCCGCGTTCGCGTCCTCGGCCTCGACCCTCGCCGCGACCGGGCGGCGCTCCGGCAGGTGCTCGGCGTGCAACTGCAGCAGGCGACCGTGCACCATGCGCTGACCGTCGACGAGCTCATCGGGCTCTTCCGCAGCTTCTACCCGAACCCGCGTTCGGCCGGCGAACTGCTGGATCTCGTCGATCTCACGGCGCAGCGCCGCACCCGCTTCGAGAAGCTCTCCGGCGGTCAGCAGCAGCGGTTGTCGATCGCGCTCGCCCTCGCGGGGCGGCCCCGCGTCGTCATCCTCGACGAACTGACGACCGGCCTCGACCCGCACGCCCGCCGACGCATGCAGAGCGCGATCGAGCAGCTCGAGCACGAGACCGTGCTGCTCGTCAGCCACGCCATGGACGAGGTCGAACGGCTCTGCGATCGCGTGGTGCTGCTGGATGCCGGCCGTATCGTCGCCGACGACACCCCGGCCGGGCTCGTCTCGACCGTCGGCGCCGCAGACCTCGAAGAGGCATTCGTGACGATCACGGGCACCCGCCCCGGCGAACTGGAGGAGACCGCATGA
- a CDS encoding ABC transporter permease yields the protein MTAAPASAPARIARPGPRSWLVLMACEAKMVARDTAGLIVPLGMPLLILVMSAQSAASEPVGGLTALEVFVLPLVFTVVIASIGVINMPSFLAYYRRSGILRRLAVTPASPAMVLVAQAVVSLAQALVGISVAFAVAVFAFGARPPLDPVGAAMAVALGIAAMYAVGMLVAALAPTPNSAVAIGLVAFFALGALGGLFGGMTTLPEPLAAVGEVLPFGASVQALSAAWAGWPIEPASLIALSAATLVCGGAAAAAFRWE from the coding sequence ATGACCGCCGCACCCGCATCCGCCCCCGCCCGTATCGCGCGGCCGGGCCCGCGCTCGTGGCTCGTGCTCATGGCCTGCGAGGCGAAGATGGTCGCCCGCGACACGGCCGGCCTCATCGTGCCGCTCGGGATGCCGCTGCTGATCCTCGTGATGAGCGCGCAGTCGGCCGCCTCGGAGCCGGTCGGCGGTCTCACCGCGCTCGAGGTCTTCGTGCTGCCGCTCGTGTTCACCGTCGTGATCGCCTCGATCGGGGTGATCAACATGCCGAGCTTCCTCGCGTACTACCGGCGTTCGGGCATCCTCCGCCGGCTCGCCGTGACGCCGGCCTCGCCGGCGATGGTGCTCGTCGCGCAGGCTGTCGTGAGCCTCGCCCAGGCGCTCGTGGGCATCTCCGTCGCCTTCGCCGTCGCCGTGTTCGCATTCGGCGCCAGGCCGCCCCTCGATCCGGTCGGTGCGGCCATGGCCGTCGCCCTCGGCATCGCGGCGATGTACGCCGTCGGCATGCTGGTGGCCGCCCTGGCGCCGACGCCGAACTCGGCGGTCGCGATCGGCCTGGTGGCGTTCTTCGCCCTCGGGGCGCTCGGCGGCCTGTTCGGCGGCATGACGACCCTGCCGGAGCCGCTCGCGGCGGTCGGCGAGGTGCTGCCGTTCGGGGCGAGCGTGCAGGCGCTGTCGGCGGCGTGGGCGGGCTGGCCGATCGAGCCGGCCTCGCTCATCGCCCTGTCGGCGGCGACGCTCGTCTGCGGCGGGGCGGCCGCGGCGGCCTTCCGCTGGGAGTGA
- a CDS encoding helix-turn-helix domain-containing protein yields MSTASVRTRDPLVVDPPSDLSEMLELGRFLEHHTAPALLLGPDGEQIPLPMVAYDVLRQVVSAMERGEAVSVEPIDRQLTTQQAATLLGISRSTLIRLLDEHELPFERFGESRHRRLRLHDVLAYRDRKRTDRRSRLDELTRQAEEDGLYDVDADVYKEALAQARKHS; encoded by the coding sequence ATGAGCACCGCATCCGTACGAACGAGAGATCCGTTGGTCGTCGACCCGCCTAGCGACCTCAGCGAGATGCTCGAACTCGGGCGATTCCTGGAGCATCACACCGCGCCTGCGCTGCTACTCGGTCCCGACGGCGAGCAGATCCCGCTCCCGATGGTGGCGTACGACGTGCTCCGGCAGGTGGTTTCGGCGATGGAGCGCGGCGAGGCCGTCAGTGTCGAACCAATCGATCGGCAACTGACGACTCAGCAAGCAGCCACCCTGCTTGGCATCAGCCGCAGCACGCTGATCCGGCTGCTCGATGAACACGAGCTGCCCTTCGAACGATTCGGCGAGTCCAGGCACCGGCGACTGCGACTGCACGACGTCCTCGCATATCGCGACCGAAAGCGCACTGATAGGCGGAGCCGCTTGGACGAACTCACCCGGCAAGCAGAAGAAGACGGTCTGTATGACGTCGATGCGGACGTCTACAAGGAAGCATTGGCTCAGGCACGGAAGCACTCGTAG